Genomic segment of Chionomys nivalis chromosome 17, mChiNiv1.1, whole genome shotgun sequence:
GTCTAGAGAGGTGATAGCTCAGAAAGCTCCCAGCAGCAGGAAACATGGTGAACTGGAGGTATGGAGATGGTATGGCTGAGGGCTCTGTATCACTGAGAGATTTAATGTGTATGTTGACAGAAACCTCACCACCCACAAATCCCCCGCCCAAAGCAAGGTCGCCCATATAGCAAAGAGATCTGATGAGGGGGTGAGGTGGCAACAGCAAGGGCATTTCACCTGCAAACTGGAGCTTGTTTCTTGGCTCTCTGCATGCCAGCCTGTTAGGTGAGGCAacagtgactaacacagacaGATCCATAAGGACATTGTGTTGTCCAAGGAACAGCAGAAATGATTTCAACTGTGGTTTgttccagacccccccccccacacacacacacatccccacatccccacagCCTAACACAcaggttttttgtgtgttttgttttttttttttttttttttttttttacgatgTTGCAGGACCCTGGAAATCCCAAAGCTCCCTGGCCTCTGTATAGACAAGTCCTTGAATACAACCCAACCACAAGTGCCCACACCCCAAGCTTGCCTCTGCTGTGTTTACAGCCAAACAGGTCCCTCTACCTGGTGGTGCTGCAGGAAGCCCAGCCACCCAGATTCATCCTCCACACCACTAAATTTGGGCTGTGGATGGAGAAGACAATGAGACCAGTTCTTCTTTGAAGCTTGGTCCAAGAACTGCTATGCCTGAAAGGCCACAGACCTCTCTGAGAGGCCCCAGCACTCCCCAACATGTTCTTGCTTCCCATCTGTCCCTAGGTGAGCCTCCATAACTCTTCTCTCATGGTTACATCAACCGTATTGTTGCTATGATGGTCCCAGTGAGCCTTTCCCACAGGACAGATACTCTCATGGGGATGCTGACAGAAACAATGTACATCCAACCAATCTGTATGCCATGTTCCCCAATGAGACTTGGTCATGTGCAGGCAGTGACATCCACGATTACACACACAGCTGAGAGGCTGTgtatctcttcctttcctccacaGTAAGAGGTGAGGGATCCGCCTGCTGGGCTCTAGAGGGAAGTCTCCACGCggatgcttttccagaggaaGCTAGAGCTGGCCTTTCAGAACATGGATGCTGTCACCTCTATCAACACCACCCCTCCTTGGAGAGACTGCTGTTCCCTCCTCTTGCATCCTGAGCCCTTCCCTGGGTGGACCTTCAGTCCCGCAGCCCCGCACAGGACAAGACAGTCCCTTTCCTGATCTCTTGTGGCAATTTATTTAACTTCCTCTTGCTTCAGTTTCTCCAAAGGAGCGAAGTCATGAAAGTTTATCTGGACGTCATGAGGCTCTAACAACTCAGTTCAGAGTGGAAAAGGCAGAGCCAAATGGTCAGCCCCTAAGGGTGtcttctcctcccatccttcctccaGCCCTTGAGGGAGACTAGGCCCTTTCTGTGTTCATAAACCCCTCTGAGGGAGTATTCTAGAACACTGCAAAGATCAGCCTGTCAGATAgctctcccagcccctccctgcctctgcccaggaCAGTAGGTACAAATTCCAGACAAGCTGGATCAGAGAGGAGGGTTAAGGCACAGAGACCTTCTTCTTTCTGAAGGATCCTCCTGGGGCCTGGGCCTACCACCAGGATGCTGGCCCATGAGCATGCCTGAGAACTCTCACAATGTTCTCATGGGTCCAAAAACGTGGCACTTCTGAGCACAGGGCCGGGCTAGAGACCCCACTGCAGGGCCCCGAGAAACGCTACTGGTTTGTGTGGGACCCCCTGGGCATCATATGTGCCATTGCCACATGGACGCTAATGCTGAGTGCTGCGTGGATACTGATTCGGGACCTGTTCATACCATCTAAGAACGTATTCTACGCTGTGGCCAACGGTGTGGTCTTCCATCTGCTGGCCTCCCTGGCGCTCGTGTCGCACCTACGTACTATGCTAACTGACCCAGGCTCTGTGCCCCTGAGAAACCCACCCGGGCCTGACACCGTGTCCTACTGTCCACTCTGCCTAAGTGCCGTACCAGAGAGGGCTTACCACTGCATAGTGTGCGGGCGCTGCATTCGCAAGAATGACCACCACTGCCCGTGGGTCAACAACTGCGTGGGTGAGAACAACCAGAAATACTTCTTGCTCTTCACTCTGTACACTGGACTTATCTCAGTCCACGTGCTGCTCCTGCTGGGCACCCCTTTCCTGCGCAGCCCCACCTGGCGCGAGTGGAATGCCGGCAGCACCGTATCGCCACCTAGccccatcctcttcctcttcctagtGGCCTTAATGGGCTTCCTCTTTGCTTTGGTGATGCTCTGCAGCCAGATGTGCTCCATCTGCACAGACAAAACCACAACTGAGATGCTGTACCAGAACAAGCGTTCACAGGGAAGACGGTCCGTGTGGGCAAACGTGAAGGCCATTTGCGGCCCCCGAGTTTCCCTAGCCTGGCTCAGTCCCTTTCATTCCCTGGGACGTCCCAAAGTGAGTGAGCACCACGATATGGCCTAAGTGGCTCACAGGTGCCTAGATCAAAGAACAGCAACACAAACCTGAACTAGCTAGCTCCGTGAAGGAAAGCAGCAGGGCAGAACACAAAGGAATATACCTCCGATTTTCTGAGCAAGGAACAGGACAGGAAAGCCAGCTGTTGGGGAAACCCGGAGGAGAGTGCTCTGTGTGTCCCCCTGTGGCTTTGAAAGCCATTAAAGGCATCCAACCACGGATGAGTGTGTTGTGTTGATGCCCACCCTTGTTCAATGCTGACTGTACATGCTAAAGTATTCACATGCTGATAACCTGCTTTCTGCAGTGAGTGACAATGACATCATCTGATTTTGAGCCATCTTTGCATTCCTCACCAGTCCAGTTCCATTGTagggtgtgggtttttttttctctcgttGCTTTGTTCTCATATTGTTGGATTTGATTTTAATTAGGCTCTTTGTGGTTTGTCGATATGCCCTagctttattcttttagtctctTTGTTGTGTTTATTTACTGATTAGGagggtgcacacatgcacagggctttgtggaggtcagaggacctgCTTGTGGGAGTTGTGGACCCTGAGCATCACACTGAGATTACTGAGCATGgcggcaagtacctttacctaatGAACCGTGTTGGTGGCCCCACCTTGATTCCTTGGTTGGTTTCATCTATTCATATTTGACTCCAGATCCCGCCAGCCGCTAGAATGACCGGGAGAACCGGGGGTTACACCTTATTATCAGGCTGTACAAGGTCAGCCAGAGGTTCCTCAGAATAAGGGGGcagaaattattaaatataacttCTGCCTTAAGTTTTGAAGGTCCCCGGTAGCCATAAGACATGACAGGAGGCTCCTAGTACCTTAACCTGCTGTGCCACCATATGACACTTCTTATGACCAACATACTGCATCATACCAACTCCGGGAAATCTGTATGGGTGCCACCCTCCAACCCTGTGCAGATGTCATGGTACAAATGTAAACCCATGAGGGTTCATGTGTCTAGCGCCACACCAGCACAGACCTGCCCCTTTTCAtgtgcccctccctcccctcacctGAGCAAACACTAAGATCTTCTGCATCTCTGTAGTTTTGTTGTTTCAAACACACTACATAAATGGAGTTATACAGCATGCCATCTTtcaaggattttttaaatttattcatcaTATTATCCTGAttattcatctatattttgcctGTGTTAGTAGTTGGTTTGTATTTATTGATAAGTATGATCAGTGCTGTGGACCCGCTGCAGTGTTTGGTCATTTGTCCATGGAAGAGCTTTTGGTCTTTCCTAGTCAGGACCAGTAATATGTCCATGAAGCTGCCATGGGCATTGTGTGGAGgtcgtatgtgtgtgcattttcctAGTCTGGACCTGTTATATGTCCATGAAGCTGCCACGGGCATTGTGTGGAGGTCGGATGTGTGTATATTTCTATTTCACTGGCATCAGCACCCAAGGCTGCACTCGCTGGTCACAGAATGGGATGTGTGTGAGTTCTGCAGTGCCTGTTTCCTGTGGCATTCACACCTTCTGCTGCTGCCAGCAGGGATGAGGGTCTTCTCCACACCCTCCCAGCCTTTGGTGGTAACACCAGGCATGTCATCCAGTCATTCTCGTGGGTGTGTGGTGACACCTCGGGTGGTTTCCATTCATGCTTCTCTACTGGCTAACAGACCTAAGCCTTGTCTCCTGGGCCCATTTTCCATCCATCTACCTCTTCAGAGAAGTGTCTCTGTGACTTCTGCTGCTTTTCCAATTGGTTTC
This window contains:
- the LOC130888373 gene encoding palmitoyltransferase ZDHHC3-like, whose protein sequence is MFSWVQKRGTSEHRAGLETPLQGPEKRYWFVWDPLGIICAIATWTLMLSAAWILIRDLFIPSKNVFYAVANGVVFHLLASLALVSHLRTMLTDPGSVPLRNPPGPDTVSYCPLCLSAVPERAYHCIVCGRCIRKNDHHCPWVNNCVGENNQKYFLLFTLYTGLISVHVLLLLGTPFLRSPTWREWNAGSTVSPPSPILFLFLVALMGFLFALVMLCSQMCSICTDKTTTEMLYQNKRSQGRRSVWANVKAICGPRVSLAWLSPFHSLGRPKVSEHHDMA